The following proteins come from a genomic window of Paenibacillus spongiae:
- a CDS encoding ABC transporter substrate-binding protein gives MKKISTMLVMIIFALTAVLSACSDSSKPIVPANNEPAANEPAAEGNKSDPPAVQSEEEKEPADVERKQYSGEIVISLNGNPEDAGDAKAFEALAAAYKKVQPNVKLVWEPKGSTSGDYPTVLGTMLAVGTPRPDLVAGNYVPTYDKYLNFDKYRYQVNPYTGNKWDDDLDFNFFVAKNAKGERIMLPTQSVHIMWFYNKDVFDKLNLQPPNNWDELVSVSEKIKASGMIPIASNFVWKVPQWVIEIYLDQFTRNWHDIVRAQEGDYNYDDDLDGSFKADPNDPYIDLKYNFNQARLYKAIKDGVIRFDTPEMTQMVANMAKVFPKYAQKDFFISTDDYPLFLQQKAAMIIDGTWSLPTVKKDMANLNDPVRLKELKITDTGSLKPFNWGTFENPPMTGGLVQGPVRSVESATGEYVSIIEKNQAQTDMVLDFVMFWLSQPGYQAWVDGMVAANEFNPGGPVMVRNITVPAQIQEMFKEIKMLGNAEIPINNPLSTRVPDLDKANFNLYKEALEGKITPEQFGKKLQESWMKNFDAIIKNAGLTMEDIEHPERAPGQ, from the coding sequence ATGAAAAAAATCAGCACGATGCTAGTTATGATTATTTTTGCCTTAACGGCCGTTCTCTCGGCATGCAGCGATTCATCCAAGCCGATCGTTCCTGCCAATAATGAGCCTGCCGCTAATGAGCCCGCAGCGGAAGGGAACAAAAGCGACCCGCCTGCGGTTCAAAGCGAGGAAGAAAAAGAGCCGGCTGACGTGGAACGGAAACAATACAGCGGCGAGATCGTCATTTCGCTAAACGGGAATCCCGAAGATGCCGGCGACGCCAAAGCATTCGAGGCTCTCGCAGCGGCCTATAAGAAGGTACAGCCCAATGTGAAGCTGGTTTGGGAGCCCAAGGGCAGCACATCGGGCGATTATCCTACGGTCCTGGGGACGATGCTCGCCGTAGGTACGCCGCGTCCGGATCTGGTTGCCGGCAACTACGTGCCCACCTACGACAAGTACTTGAACTTCGATAAGTACCGTTATCAGGTCAATCCTTACACCGGCAACAAATGGGACGACGATCTGGACTTTAATTTCTTCGTAGCCAAGAATGCCAAGGGAGAGCGCATCATGCTGCCGACTCAATCGGTCCATATTATGTGGTTCTACAACAAGGACGTATTCGACAAGCTGAATCTGCAGCCGCCGAACAACTGGGATGAGCTTGTCAGCGTATCGGAGAAAATCAAAGCCTCGGGAATGATTCCGATTGCCTCGAACTTTGTGTGGAAGGTGCCGCAGTGGGTGATCGAGATTTATCTTGATCAATTCACCCGCAACTGGCATGACATCGTTAGAGCGCAAGAGGGTGACTACAACTATGACGATGATTTGGACGGCAGCTTCAAAGCGGATCCGAACGATCCTTACATCGATCTAAAATATAATTTCAATCAGGCCAGACTGTATAAGGCGATTAAGGATGGCGTTATCCGGTTCGATACGCCGGAGATGACCCAGATGGTCGCCAATATGGCGAAGGTGTTCCCTAAATATGCACAGAAGGATTTCTTCATAAGCACCGACGATTATCCTTTATTCCTCCAGCAGAAAGCGGCCATGATCATTGACGGGACCTGGAGCCTTCCGACGGTGAAGAAGGATATGGCAAACCTGAATGACCCGGTGCGGTTGAAGGAATTGAAGATTACGGATACCGGCTCGCTCAAGCCGTTCAATTGGGGAACGTTCGAAAATCCGCCGATGACGGGCGGCCTCGTTCAAGGGCCGGTTCGCAGCGTAGAATCGGCAACGGGCGAATATGTCAGCATTATTGAGAAGAATCAGGCACAGACGGATATGGTACTGGATTTCGTGATGTTCTGGCTCTCCCAGCCGGGCTATCAGGCATGGGTCGATGGCATGGTGGCCGCGAATGAGTTCAATCCCGGCGGGCCGGTCATGGTCCGGAATATTACGGTTCCAGCCCAGATCCAGGAGATGTTCAAAGAGATCAAGATGCTCGGCAACGCGGAAATTCCAATCAATAATCCGCTGTCGACGCGCGTGCCCGATCTGGATAAAGCGAATTTCAATCTGTACAAGGAAGCGCTTGAAGGCAAGATTACGCCGGAACAATTCGGCAAGAAGCTCCAGGAATCCTGGATGAAGAACTTCGACGCGATTATCAAGAACGCAGGGCTGACCATGGAAGACATCGAGCATCCGGAACGGGCGCCGGGGCAATAA
- a CDS encoding GntR family transcriptional regulator, giving the protein MDLPKIQTSNLFDQVYGTLKQLILRRTFRSNEKISIPVLAKNLGISITPIREALNRLEAEGLVKTVPKVGTFVVGIDKSYVEQVIEFRLMIDYWVIEQYRQFSDGRFEEIAAKLDQITRHAVAEVDPAITPIEQYGNLDMIFHTAFINACGNIQILETYQNLMNFRILTVGNPTPEKYNLSMTQHRQIVDQLLQQDWQRTRNAIREHLDYSRRNLIDWIDMNGGEV; this is encoded by the coding sequence GTGGACCTACCTAAAATTCAAACGTCCAATTTATTCGATCAGGTGTACGGCACGTTGAAGCAGCTGATACTCCGCCGTACCTTTCGTTCGAACGAGAAGATATCCATACCTGTCCTGGCGAAAAATTTGGGCATCAGCATTACCCCGATTCGAGAGGCATTGAATCGTCTTGAAGCCGAAGGACTGGTCAAAACGGTGCCCAAAGTCGGGACGTTTGTCGTCGGGATCGATAAGAGCTATGTGGAGCAGGTGATTGAATTCAGGCTCATGATCGACTATTGGGTGATCGAACAGTATCGTCAGTTCTCCGACGGCCGTTTTGAGGAAATCGCCGCCAAGCTCGATCAAATTACGCGTCATGCGGTTGCGGAGGTTGACCCGGCTATAACGCCGATCGAACAGTACGGCAATTTGGATATGATTTTTCACACGGCGTTTATTAATGCTTGCGGCAATATTCAAATTTTGGAAACCTATCAGAATTTAATGAACTTTCGCATTCTGACCGTCGGCAACCCTACGCCGGAGAAATATAATTTGTCCATGACGCAGCACCGTCAGATCGTTGACCAATTGCTGCAGCAGGACTGGCAACGCACACGCAATGCGATCCGCGAGCATCTGGACTATTCCAGACGCAATTTAATCGACTGGATCGATATGAACGGCGGGGAGGTTTAA